A segment of the Maylandia zebra isolate NMK-2024a linkage group LG2, Mzebra_GT3a, whole genome shotgun sequence genome:
ggtagaggacccgagcttgaagggcAAACCGCCTGAAGGGGCAACAGGGGATTTTTTGCTGCACGCTGGTTCACAGCATGCAGTGAACCAGCGTGCTTCTGTTTTGATGACTTTTGAATTTTTCCTTCATCGTGTCACACCTCTGTGACGGGTTTCACCTTCCCTGTCCTTTGAATGTAAAGTGAATGATTTATATGATTTTGTATTTAATCAGCATGTCAACAGTCTGcaaattataaaaaaacaagGTAACAGCttacaaaaaattaaataagaacAATTTTCATTCATCTTATAGACAAAATTACATACGTTACAACAGAGATCTTGAAAATACTGAAAGTATGATAGAAATAAAAGACTGCAGGTGACTTCAAGTCCTTATTTGCAAATGAACCGACTCAAGAACTACTTTGATAGTAAATTAAACCTAATAGCAAAAGCAcaaaacagacagacaaacaggcagacAGGACACCACAATAAAGACTTTTGTTCAGTATTTTTCAGGTCATTGCATGTTTGATTATGAGTAGGTGTCTGCTCAGCTCTGATATACAGAAAACTAATTCAGTGCATCACCACTGGCAGCACAGTATCAGTGAAGCCAGTGAAGGTGTAGTTGTAGCAACCAAAACTACTCTGTTGGCTTGTGCAACAAAAATACTTGGTTATGGTTAAAAAATGATCTAAGTTTGTCTACTCAGATATGAAACTAATTATGTAACATGGAATTAACATTTTGTGTGCAGGGAGATAAAGTGTGTGGAAATGCGACTGGGGCTGGTTTCACTTAATGTCATGTAAAATGTGACTTATTATTTAGGGTACAATAACTTGAAAAAGAAATAACTTAATAGCagataattaaaaaagaaaaagatgaatggatggatttgTAGCacactaagctgcacacagcacaCACTTCCTGCAGTCAGCTTTAATCAAAACGTACGTCTGTGGTGGCCTCTTTTCATATTTTCCCTCATTATTTCTCACCTCACAGAGAATTACTCAATAAACATCTTTTACTGTAAGTACTTGCCTACAATATCATGTCatgacaaaggaaaaaaaccctgtttgttgGTCATTCATGTTTCAAAGTGTCAGGTTAATTTTTGGcacttacatttttttcaaacgGTTGGTAaaactttcagtttttaaactctattttttgtgtaaacagAAAATAGAGTTCAGAATAAAGTTTACGTTACGTTGTATTATCACTCTGTAAAAGTAGAGCTAACAGGTGATCCATGTCAGGTTTGTctatcatcatttattttttaacaggcTGACCTAAATGAActtcacaattttttttaacatttacatttacaaaacaaTTAAATGTAACAATTTGAAGCTCAAAGGTCGATAAAGACTAGCAGATCAAGTAGAGTATAATAAAAATTATGGAATTACATTACAATTCTCAAAAAAGCAAAAGTGTAACACGACATAACTTATGTTAGCGAAAGCAGAGTGCTTTTTTGTTCTGTCATCAGCTTGCAATAATGTGTTTGCCTCTAAATATGTAAATGGTTTGCAAATTTTTACAGGAAGTGCATTTTGTGCTTCAGCCAATCACTGTGATTTCCACTTTGTAAACCTTAATCAGCTCATGACTAAATCTTCCTTTGAGTGTAAAGATATTAGTTATGAAAGAGAAGGCTGAGGTACCACAATGGTTGGAAGACTGGTTTCTTTGATGCTTCTAAGTACATTGTGTGAGTTTATCATTGTAAACAATGTAAAACATGAGGTTTTGTAATATTTGGCATAACATGATGAATATACTTTTgagtgcttttttctgttttgttctaACTGTTACTGTTTGTCTCTTTGCTTCAGCTTTGACTGAAACGAATGAGGTTCCTCAGCAGATCTCTTTAACTGTGGCTAAACCCGGAGATAATGTGACTCTGACATGTGCGCTCTCTGGAAGTGATAAAGGGTTGTTTTACTGGTATAAGCTGAATTTTGGATATATGGTTCAAACAGTTGCTGAAGGAAGTTTTgacaaaatatttcaaaagaaCAACTCAAGATTCAGTGCCACAAAAGTGGGTAATGTGCATTCTCTTATCATAAGAAATGTAAGCAAAAAAGATGAAGCAACGTACTTCTGTCAAGCAGGATCATCATTCAGTATGAGATTTAAAAATGGCACAATTGTGGCAGTGAATGGTAAAGTATGTTAATTTGATTGTTTATATCATATCTGCGGCTAAAGCCAAACAATTCTAGTTAATGCTATTTTATGTCTCTCTGTGACTCCCACAGATCCTAAAACGCAAAATACATTTGTCACCATGAAGAAAAGTCGAGAAGTGGAGCCAGTCCATGTGGGTAATGCAGTCACTCTGCAGTGTTTGCTCCTCTCCAAGAACAAAACTGAGACAGATCAGTGTCCATATGGTGAAACATCTGATAGTGGGACCTACTACTGTACTCTGGTAACATGTGGACAGATCCTGTTTGGGGAAGGAGCTAAAGTGGAGACCAGTATGTTTGTAAAGTCTTATTTACGTCTTTAGTTATTTTGCTTGTTATTGCTGTCTTGGTTTCCATGAATATATACTAGAGGGCTTCGCATGGTAGTTTTGAGCCCTCTAAAATTGATGTGAGTTAGATAATTAGGTGATCATTGTGTGGATATGCAATATGATGTATCATTAGCTGCTGACAGCTCAAAATActtaatataaacattataatgtTCTTACGTCTCACAGTCCACAGTGGTTGGAAATCTATAAATCAGATTTGCAGTTTAAAGCTTACAAGAATTATTGCAGGTTCCTTTTGGCTGCCTTTGCTACttgtgctttttcttcttcgtcttggcataaaaatcacaaatgtatGAACTAATGTTTATGAAGATTTATTACTGAGACACTGTACATCTTGGAAATTGAGCCAAAAAGTGGTTGGAATcctgaatgttttttgtttttagcttttCCTGAGTTTCTACTTCTGAAACTCAAAATTCATGCAGTGAATGAAAACTATTTAAATGAAACTTTAATACTGTGACCTCACTCACAGTGAGATATGTACATTATTGTGCCATTATATAATTAGAATGTTAACAGTCTGCTGTAATGTTTTCTTATTCCAGAGGAGTTCCTGCTCGTTACTGTGCTTGGAGCACTGCTGGCCTGCGCTGTGTTTGTGAACTTTGCACTGATTctcaccaaaaagaaaaaagaaagaaaaaagaaaaaacaacctcGCGAGCACTGCAAAGGTAAGTTATTCACATCTAATATAACGTAGTgtgcgtatatatatatatatatatatatatatatatatatatatatatacatatataccctgggcgcctcctgggtgaggtgttccaggcatgtcccaccgggaggaggccccggggcagacccagggcACGCTGGatagattatatctctcggctggcctgggaacgccttggtattcccccggacaagctggaggaggtggctggggagagggaggtctgggcctctttgcttaggctgctacccccgcgacccggcctcggataaagcggatgaagatggatggatatatatatttactaTTTACTGAACTGTAACCTCAGtttgttcttagctgacaggagtagcACCcgtattaaaacatgttaaaatattaaaagctAATACTAATATCAATCATTGTTTCTACAAGAGAGTATCTTGTAGGTTTCTTATGACATTTATAATAGTGATGGGTcattcgcgaacgaaatggctcttagagccggctctttgacgtgaacgacgcgagccggctccttatcgcgagccgtcacgtgggtttttttttttttctttctctcagcctctctctcgcactttttttccgtttcactctgcacgcgagccttgtgctttacgctgggcagaggggggaggggcggtagttacactcagtagcacaggaacagagccagagagagagaaagagaggcagggacaacaacattagaaaggtatagtaatcatccacaactattttcggttgcagatgataaaggattgagaaagtttattcatgcaggtccatatgacagagaatatgcatgttcttttagttttcatattataatttatatttaattgtgttgtggtttgcagtgttttgtgttcttttcactttaaatttgtgaaaggaaaaagctgaaaatgtaaatagttaaaacttgaaatgtgaatagttgatttttgtattatatgatttatttattacattttatgtggagtgaataaataaaagtatatttacggtggcccctagagacaaagcacatacaaacttcaaatcacgtacgaactctgaagcatgtacaaactccaaaacacgtaaaaacacgtacaaactccaaaacacgtaaaaacacgtacaaactccgaagcacgtaaaaactcagaagcatataaaaactcagaagcacataaaaactcaaaacacgtacaaaagaacaacagaagtgctccaggatgctgggcgcagtgttgagcctttgttatcttgtggctacacaagccagcaagtaccaatgactggatttggtgtgtggtaataacaggtaaatgaacttttttttaaattatttgaatatatatatgagtgcctgtgtataaatacacaaacaatacacacatgctttcaattgtgtaatttaagtgatctagtagctctgctttggaagttcagttcatgctagaaatatgttttggagtttgtacgtgttttgtctgtaggcgccaccgcatatatttatatataaacatatataaataaaaccactttttttacgttagtaattccttttgtgcataattttatattattgttaataataaattaattaaagcaacaaaacaacctgaagagccggttcggagccgaaagagccggctctttttagtgagccgaaccgaaagagccggaaatcccatcactaatttATAACTAGGAGTAGTGATGAAGTTCTTTTCTATCCTGACTGTTATTTGTACAGCTCAGAGcctttcatttaatttattatgtttttatttattatgatATACACTTTTAATTAATTCAGGGCATTTGTTTTTTCTACCCTTTtagtgctattttttttttaaactttaaataaataattctcaATTGTGGCTCATGAGTTGTCCCATATAATGTGTTCAACCTTTAAATTAAGCTCTTAAACAACTCTATTATAACTTTAAAATCATCAAACTGATATTTATTTGAACTTTtgcataaatattttaatatatatatatatatattataatttatGCAAATTTAAATTGTGCTCACCACAGCCATGAAAGTCATGAAACATTCTATTGGTTCTGATAAGAGAGGCCTTTCAGCTCACAGAACATGACCAGAGCAGAAGAAAGACTACAATCACCAGTTGCAGTATGTGACAAAGTTGGAGTCTGCTGAACTAAAAGATATGAATTTAACAACAGCAGTGCACTAACGCAACCTGATGAGCCTACCTGTAGGCAAATGTAAGGGAAAGTCATGACAATAGTAAATCCACTGCGCTGTTCTCTcagatgaatgaaaaaaagctcaATCTGTCTGACGATGTATTTATTGATAATTTGCATCtttgaatattttttataatttattgtattttactgTATAAATACATTTGCCATTTAAGATGATTGCACACCAGATTGGCAGAGGATagttaacttttatttattaaagttCTTCAGTTTTGGAAAAAGGGCCAACGATTATTTTAAAGCAAACAGTCATGTTTAACAAAATTAGTGAATTTTCGACATATTCAGCACTTTCTGTGTGATATTTCTGTTCGGCTCTACTCCATAGAGAGAACTGTCAAACTTCACAACTGCCAGAAATTTGAATTTCAAATTAATTCCTCGTGGTTCATGCAAGTTTTCTgtaaaacaatttttttcccTAAAACTATTATCAACATTTCCATTACAATAGTGTATATaagtaaacacaaacaaaaatattcctAGTTTACTAGAATTCAAATAGTTACTTAATAGATGAAGTCACAATTGCAGATAATTAAAGAGAAGTTGTTTCAAATGCATTTCATGAACATAAAAATGACTCCACCAGACTTAAGCAGCTGTTCCAGTAGTCAGATTTTAATCGACCAAAGTGATAAAACAGGAGGTTAACGGTTTGAATTTGCAGGTGCTAAAATGTGCTTCTATCATCATGTGAAGCTGAAGCTGCCGTGAGAGTAAATGGAGGCTCTGTACAGCATTACTAAAGCCTTAAACAGTTTATTCTGGATTCTGACCtgacaaggtaaaaaaaaaaaatcactgttaaTATCTTTTTTAATGAACAGGAAAAGTAGAAGtctttactgatgttgaacAGGAAAAATCATCTGGGGATCAAATGAGCAAtgaggtaaacacacacacacacacaccatctatAGCTATCCAAATATCCATATAATGTCTATCTAATAATGACATATATGACTAGACTTCGATCATAATATTGGATAGGTACTGCACTTGATAGGTGCTCTCATTGACAAATTAAATACTGAATTTTTAAGGTTGAAACACACAGAACGAGTAAGATAAACATTCTGGAAAAGATATAGGAAGCAGTTGGATGTTGTGAAATACAGGAAAGTGCAGACAGCAAAGGTAAAAGAAATAGTTTTGATCTGAAGCTGAGGTGTCAATGACAGTTTAGTAATGAATCACACCTGACATCCCACCAACAAGTCCTTTAAAGTGAACGAGGACATGTTTGGTTAGGTCACACTTTAGTGTAATATGTCTACTTTAGATGTGTGTTTTCATGATCGTAACTAGCAAATATGAAACAGCTGCAGTTACCATTGCACGGAAACATGAAGTCGTCTCAAATAATAATCGTTTGAAGAGAAACAAACAGACAAGGCTATGTGTTGTTCTCTGTGTTGTTTATGTTTACGTGtcctatgtttttaaaaatattttcaaatgttTGTTCATTTCTGTTAATAATTTACAGGAGGGTGAAGAAGCAGGACTAAACTATGTGGCTCTGGATTTCCCCTCAAGAAAATCTTCAAGATGGAAGAGTAAGAAGGAGTCACCAGAGTGCACCATATACTCTGGCATTAGAGAGGGCCAGTAAAAGGCTGTCCCCATGAAGCATGCAGATTCCTCTGGGGTAAAGAAAATGTGTTGCGatcaaaaagaaaattacagtGAGGAgggattgtttttttcttctgtttcattttttttgctgtGAGAGAGACTCTTTTTATTACCTTTATGATTCTTGTTTTGATGAAGAAGGTGGAGTAGTTAATATATATGCTGTGTATGTTTATTGCAAGGctacggagccccgcaagggacatgggagaaaaaaaatgcagataaacttttgcgagatcttgcaAAAATAGGCAGCATGCTTCAGAGGCTGCTAGCTCGAAGCTGACCGGGTGGTTGAGGCACGATGTGCTGGGAGTGCAGTATTCTCGCTGGCTCTTGTAGGTCTCAACATCCCAGTAAGCTTTGAACTGCTGGGTAACAAACGTCTCCGAAAACATGAGAACGCTTTTGCAAGTatttgatgtgttgataaactgagcagatatttgaagtttacacggCTACattcgcctgaaaatatcttaaacgtttattttgtgacccagaaagcgtaatattaaaactaagtaatATTGCTGCCACagttgttggaaactggagttggCTGGGCCTCACTATGAAATTTGGGATAGGTTGGGACACAAAGGACGCATTTggagcagccttcgaattgggacagccttcgtcgtctggcTTGTCAGCTTCGAGCTGGTGGCCTCCGGAGGATGCGGCCtattttgcgagatctcgcaaaagttcatcttcctttttttttctcccatgtcccttgcAGGGCTCCGTACAACGCAGATTGGTAGCTGTGCAAAAAGATATACATTTTTTAAGTAAAAGTCTTAGGGGCAACAATTTATTTGCTGCTTATGTTCTTGTaactttttagtttttatattCAAAGTTAAATAGCATCTTGCTTATCTGCCCACTGTAGTATCTGTGAATACTTTTATAAAAGATACTGGAAATAAACAATACTATTGCATCCAGTGTTGGGGTTGTTATTCAAAAAAGTACGTCATTACACAtactagtttgttttttttctccctactGAGATCACTGCACCACTCCGTCCCTGCAGCTGAGGGACCAGGGACCATGCCTCTGGCACAAAAAGTAATCCAGTATGTTAGTTATTCACACCATGAAACTGGTCACATAGATATTATTATTAACTACATAAACTAAAGAACCACACACTGAAACAAATCTATACTGTAATGAGGACTTGCATATTAATTGAGTGACTGATGAAGCCTTTATTTGTCGCTTGCAGTTGCGTGCAGCGAAATTGGACCTCTGCttaccatacatacattacacaaacatcacattggggagacaggtcagaaCAGGGAGtgtaaagagaaacaaatgtACAACACAATAAGGCATTGGAGGAGAAAAACGACAACTCTATTTAGACTGAGCTAGTGGTAGGGGATAAcaatgagaacagaaaaaaactcttcagcaaaaaagcacataaatctTCACATCgtaaccaatgttccctctaatttttcatgtgtctgagcgaacacacaagcTCTCTGAGCGGacacttggaccactgtgaacaacagcagacgtgtgcactcgtcacggtctggctggcagaccgtggggatgagGAAagtaggacccaaaacgcaggacTCTGCGATGCCACAGTgcactttatttacagtgaatagACAGGTAAGTCCAACAATTAACTCAGAGATGTAATTTGCCAATGGTGCTCATCCCTTGCTCCCAGTGCGTCCCGTGTTGTAGTCCCCTTAGTTTGTGTGCTCCCCAACTCGCTTCTTCGCTCGACTTTCCTGGAGGAAGAAGGGAAAACCACAATTAGCCACACACGCTAGTCGACTACCAAGACCACACGCCTAGCACAGACTATACCGGTCAAGAGTAATAATCCCACGTCGACTGTCGCTGCGAGTCCAGGTTAAATACCTCTTCCTAGCCGGGAGGGATGATTACCACCAGCTGGTCAGGTAATCAGCTGcaacagcaaagagggactcccGATGACGACAGTCGCCCGGACACGCCTCTCCCACAACGCGCGCTTCCGTCAACAGCCCCAAGGacggggggagagagagagaagcagacaCACGCACTCTACATACAAACGTGGACAGAACAGTAGACGACACAGACCCCAAATAATAgtcgtaataataataatgacaataataaccactgctcaCGGACCCCTGAGTCCTCCAGAGCCGGGTCCGTGacagcactgtggtcacgccagcatcgaatccatccaagttacatggtttattaaaataagcaaattacagcatttacatttatgttagactacttttaattaactgctttagcccacttacaatgaaaatttgaaaaaaatcttgttaacactattggaaataaaaataacttgaactccaattttgaaaacacaactttatttatttattttttaaaataaagctctgacttgtattatgagtctgtggtctgggagagattCCTGTGGAGCTGAACAGGgcttagcggtaataaaagccgagggaggtcaacagtgatcactgactgttttaggagctttttgagatcaaatagaagaaaatacaaaacattaaacatgttaacaacacaaaagccatattaaacgcagactactttaggcccggaagcaggattcgtcacgtcatcacttaacaaccgTATTTAGACAGCAGCATCGGTTCGCGGCATCTCCACGAGGTCCAGCTGATCCGCCGTCTGCATCAGATGGGGGGGCAAGCATCGGATGCATTTGGAATGGGGAGGGGAGTGAGTGTGCATCTGTGTCAGTGTACATGCGTATGTGTACGTGTGTTTGTGCATCCTGTGTTCAACTTAAGAGAGTGTCCTATCACCCAGTTAACCAACAGTCCTTCAGCCAACGGAGGTGTCCTTGaaggattttctttctttctctctgcctgGCTTGTGGATAACCAAAGAACCCTTGTAATgcatttcactagctgggcccacatcctcattttaggtttgacagcattttagtagattaaaaaaagcgaatcaataaataattttgCAAAGTCATTTGGATTCGATTTCGGAGCAGTCCTGAGTCTGTCTTTGAAATTCTGTGGCTGAATAGAtaaacatgaattgagctgcagtttggggaagctctcgaaggggactggcgatGGCTCCCAGGCTTGGCAGCTTGTAGTTGGAGGTGAATATGTCTTGTTAATATGTCCTTGTTTCCATTCTGTGAAATAAATGCATGAGGTCTAATATGACTACGTCATTTTACTGTTCTCAGCTGAGGCTATTAACTAACTATAAATACACCCAAATGTGTATTTCCTAAGCCTAAAAGAAGAACAAATGACAGAAACTGCATACATCACAGAAAACAGAATTTGTAACAGGATGTAaggtttgttttaaattcaTGCCATGGTCAACACTGTCATTAGCATCCGCATTTTACTCCTCAACATTTACCACAGGTGGCCAAGTCCAAGTATCAGGGCAGCTGACATTCTTagagaggaaataaaaacatattttcttgAGCTGCTGctcatttccttttctttactaagaaaatgggaaaaaaggTGTGGTGATTTACTAAAATGTGGAAACATGCAGAAACAAGCATACAGTATATAAGGGAAAGGGATTCTTcaacacaaaacagcacaaagtcAAGATTTCTTGTAATTTTCAAGTTGTCTTtgtctgtcaagatgatcccactcTGTTTCAACACTCTGGAGGCCAACCTTATGACTGATAGTGTTGAACATGCTACCTTCACTGTTCATCTGGTATAGACGAGTCTTTTTTTAGGCCTGACATTACTTTGttctccacttgtccagtttgctgtttttttttaatttttttatttacttaaaatgttctttaaaaacacaaaaagagcactcaaagcgctttatacaccATGCTCACCTTTCATACTCATTCACACTCCGCTGGATGCATCATAGGGCAACTTGAGGTTAGTACTGTATCTTTCCCAAGCTACTAACATACTAGCATgcaatatttggcatgcaggctaCAGCAGCCAGGGACTGAATttagaaacagaaaaacaggctTCATCGAGGTCTTTATGTCTCTTGTGAAAATATATGCTGTACCTTCTAATAATACTtgctaaaagaagaagaagtacaagatgtataatgtaaacagaactggtcctAGCATgcaaccctgtggaactccataattaaccttagttTGTGAACAGGACTCTctattaaaatgaacaaattggagACTGTTAGATAGATATGAATCAAACCACTGGTGCACAGTACCATAAATATCTACAGCATGCTGTAATTGATGTGATaaaatattatggtcaacagcaTCAAACGTTGCACTGCGGTccagcaggacaagcacagagagatGAGTGCACTGTTTCTGTATAGTGATGActtctgaaacctgactgaaactcctCAAATAAACTATTCCTCTGCAAATACCGTATTTTCCGGattataaagcacacttaaaatcctttgcTTTTCTTAAGAATCGACAATGCGCCTTACAATCCGGTGCGCcatatgtatgaattctgggtGTGCTTTCTGACCTTAtttggtacacggcgctcgaaaaatctttaaaaaaatattttagtaggactttggtaagctacacAGCTGCACCGCCTGATGGATTATGGCtactgtagtcaggagcctcccGGAGTAACCCGGGTCCAACACTAtgtctgcttcaggtcccaaagtcaaacgaacactgcggcatcgctgagagttaaaaacagtctaaatcctttcatctttaataaaatgatcagcatt
Coding sequences within it:
- the LOC106675904 gene encoding uncharacterized protein LOC106675904, which encodes MEINAAQQAEDSIAEEMRWFWDNEEAESDSVPESGPDSDADHSDTDDNDTLTETNEVPQQISLTVAKPGDNVTLTCALSGSDKGLFYWYKLNFGYMVQTVAEGSFDKIFQKNNSRFSATKVGNVHSLIIRNVSKKDEATYFCQAGSSFSMRFKNGTIVAVNDPKTQNTFVTMKKSREVEPVHVGNAVTLQCLLLSKNKTETDQCPYGETSDSGTYYCTLVTCGQILFGEGAKVETSMFVKSYLRL